The sequence GAAAATTTAACCTGGTAACAGCCCACATACAGTAGCAACGCAGCTACAGCAACAGCTGGtacattattataaaagatGTAATAGGACCCCAGGAGGAACAATGAGATCACCTGTTACACAAATGAAAATACACGAGGGTAAATTTCTGGATCGATTAGATTCTGTCCCTTGTAATCGAAAAGACAGTGAACATGTGGAAATTAGTGgaacaaacaattaaaaaggaaaaccaTAAGAAGCCAGAGGCCATACCATGCCACTAACACCACCAAGAAGTAAAGGTCTCCTTCCAAGTCTATCAATAACTATAACAGAAACTCCTGTCATAACCAACTGCAACAGTAAAAGATCACATCAAGTCTTTGAAAGGAAAAATTCAAAATCGCTTTGCAGCATAAAAAGTTAGCTCACAAGAATAATACGGATTAAGCATTTATACTTACTACTTCTAACATTGGTAGCAGTTGTACTACAAAGCATATCAatcctttaatattttttgctACAAGGTTCTCACATGTCAAACCAGATGAACAAATTTTAATACCTTCAATAGACCAAGCAGAATTGAGATCCGAGTTGCATCAGCTGCAGCAGAAAAGCCGGCAGTCTAACAGGTAATGTTAGTGGTAAACGAAGTTAAGATTCTCTCATGAGTTTCCTCCTATTGAACAGAATCCAAATAAAGtagagataaaaagaaaaacctgcAGTATTGATGGTGCATAATAAAGTACACTTGGTTGTCCAGTTATCTGCCATTTGCAAAGCAAACATATATTCAGgtattgtttcattttcttaagGAACAATTGATAAATTGACTGCACCAACCTGTTGGAACAAGACTAATCCTCCTGCTATAGTGAGAGCTTTCAAGCATTTTCCTCGAAATAATTCACCAAATGTAGCTTCTTTGTCCTCGCCCACAAAGGCAAGGTCAGCCAATATCTCGTTTACTTGTTCAGCTGCTGAGTCAGCTATGGCAGGCCCTCTAAGGCGGAGAAGAGACCTAATTGCAGCCTGTTGAAGATTCTCCACATTACTTTTTCCCTGGATTGCGCGCAATAAAAGCCACCTAGGAGATGCTGGTAGCCAACACATTCCAATTCCCATAATAACCGGCACAGGGAGAATTGTTGCGTACATGTAACGCCAACCAGAAATAACCGTAACCCAAAGGCTACCGATTCCGTAACCTCCCTtcacaaaattttatgtgtcaGTTTAACTTGGTGGACAAAAAGGTTTCAAAAAGGATGATGCAAGTACTGTAACTTTAAACTGAgctataaatttccaaaattctcAGAGTTACGAAAACTTACAACCATCCCAAGGACAGTGGAGAATTCCTTTAGTGATATCATCCGTCCACGTATCTGACTTGGAGCAGTCTCTGCAATGTACATTGGAGCCGCGTGCATTGTCTAAATGCAACAGAACATATCAACTTTCAAGTTAAAAAAGAATGCTAAAAACGTACTCCATAACAGTATGGATCCATACACAGTAGAACAAACATCTTAATTTGAACGTTAAACTAGATCCATAAACAATGGCTCATGAAACTGAAAGAGACTGTACAAGAAGAATAGGAAGAATTCTATCTCATCGCTATAGGTGCATAATCTTTCCCAAATTCCACCAAAATAAATAGCTATTTTGTAGATGTTGACTTTGATTGATTACTTGGTCAAATGCATGATGCACACTggaaacatgggcatacaagtTTCAGCAGGCAATAACTAAAATGTGTGGTCTATCTCACCAGTCCAATCCCGATGCCATACATAACTCGTCCAATTATCAGTACGGGAAAAACAGGTGCTACTGCAGTCACAATGGCTCCAACAAGATACAAGAATGCAGCCAAAATCagctcctttcttcttccttgaaaATCCAATACAACAATTCAATTTCTTTTAGATGGAGAGACTGTTACATATCCAGATGAAGGAAGCCGAGAAAAACCAACCTATAATGTCGGCAACACTAAATGCAACAATGGAACCAATTAAGGCACCATACAGTGAGCCACTAGTCtgcacaaaattttaaaaacattgtaaaaaatttgtttttcttccacAAGAAAGATCACACTCCAGTAGGGAGGGAATAAGAACAGTAACCAACGTGTAAAAGATCCCAGAAAGGTGAATTATAGACTCACAATGATACCAACATCCACTGAAGACAAGTCGTACCATGAAATTCCACTTAGCGTTGGCGACTGTACCGGAGGCAAAAGCAGAGTAGTTAACAGAATTTGAAAGGCTTAGTCCAACGACAGGAGGCAAAAAGCAAATACAGGTGTGAACTACGAAATAGCATTATTTAACATGGGAAACTAGTACACAGCTTTACGATATTGTAAGCTTGGAAACAAGAGCTAAAGAGATGAGAAAGCTAGAAAAGTCAAACTTGAGTACCTAAAGCACAGGCTTTTAGACAAGGTCAAAACCAAATACCTTAATAGAAATGGTTGCACAAGATGTAGCACCAATTTCATAACCAAAAAGCAACGCTCCAAGAGCTGGAAAGAGAAACCTGCAATAAAtgacttgtttacttcttaTCAATGCTTTTAAGACAAATCTGTGTGACGTGCATATCCAAAAGAATCCCACTTGCTTTCATAAAAAACATTGGCAAACAAACTATGAATagccaacaaacaaaacaatctgGGACCACAACGTTTATTCAATTGGTATTTGATgactaacaaacaaacaaagtaaaaaaaaaaaaaaaaaaaaNNNNNNNNNNNNNNNNNNNNNNNNNNNNNNNNNNNNNNNNNNNNNNNNNNNNNNNNNNNNNNNNNNNNNNNNNNNNNNNNNNNNNNNNNNNNNNNNNNNNNNNNNNNNNNNNNNNNNNNNNNNNNNNNNNNNNNNNNNNNNNNNNNNNNNNNNNNNNNNNNNNNNNNNNNNNNNNNNNNNNNNNNNNNNNNNNNNNNNNNNNNNNNNNNNNNNNNNNNNNNNNNNNNNNNNNNNNNNNNNNNNNNNNNNNNNNNNNNNNNNNNNNNNNNNNNNNNNNNNNNNNNNNNNNNNNNNNNNNNNNNNNNNNNNNNNNNNNNNNNNNNNNNNNNNNNNNNNNNNNNNNNNNNNNNNNNNNNNNNNNNNNNNNNNNNNNNNNNNNNNNNNAATCCCACCTGAAGAAGAATCACCAATCTACAAAGAACATAGTTTGAATCACCAAATCGTTATTTCAAACCCAGAAAAGCTAAGGTCAAACTCTCATGCTTAAAAAGATTGAAATCCCAATATTACACAAGCTAGACACATTACAGCGAAATCGAAATCAATTTACGAACAATCTCTTCAATTCCAAAAATCAAGTCAAACCCTAACCCCTTATACCATTTcattcgaatttttttttattttaaagccCTTTTATATCGTCGACGAGGAGAAgagtcaaaacaaacaaaactcatcACAATTTTGCTCTCGGAAACCTAAAAATCGCGaacaaagaagaggagaaggggGGAAATAATCAAAAGACGAGAGAGTTGCGAAAACCTGTCCAACGGAAGAGATCGATTGCCTCTCGGAATCAAACCCCATGGTTACGGAAGCTTGATTATGGATCCCGTGGGTGTGGTTTGCTCAACGAGAGCCAGATAGAGAGATCTCGTTCTGGAGGGGTTCGTAGGAATTAACTTGAGCTCAACGAGCTTTGAAATTTGCAGAGGAGAAAAACGTGAGGACGGGAGACGACAAGAAGTATGCCAGGGTGGTAATCACTAATCAATGTTAACGGGACAGTGTACGACGCTTTATATAGTCGACCTTAATTTCAAATTAAGGCTTACTTTTCctaatttaaaattagtgaAAATAGTCCAAATTgacacaaaattgaaaaaaatattgctAGATTGACACCCTTTCTTAAAGGAAACTAGATTGACACAATGTTatgtttaaattaccaaaaggccaactaaaattgaaatagaaaataaaaaatatcaaattaaatactaaataaaatctaataatactgatcgtcaaaaaaaaaaatctaataatacaaaaaacataaaaacaaaatccgATCCTCAATTATTTTTTCCTTCGTTATCACCGAGAACTTGTTTCTTCCGCCGGGGAAGAAACAGTTTTACAGTCAATATAAAAGAAATTCGGTCACTTTGGGTGATTGATTTTCGGGTTCGGTGGTTATTGATATTCGGATTCGGTGGGTGGTTGATTTTGGAGAGTAGTTGGATCTCGTTTTCCGCCGGTGAAATAAAAACTGTTTTCGGTTCCAGTGGCGTTCGATTTTGTTCGGCGGTAAATGTTGTGTTTTTTCCTTTATAGAATCGATTACTCAGTTGATTGAAATTGTAGATTAACCTTGACTTTGTTTTGGGTCTTGTTATTCAATAGTTTTGGTTTCCACTTCAAGCTCGTTTTTTGAAgtctgatttgattttgtcgTGGAACCAATAGCTTTGGTCGGTGGTTCTTCATAAATCCGGTATGTTTTCAGTTCTCTCCCTCCTCCCCCTGTTTCATTCATCATAGTTGTTTATTCAAAACTTAGAGCGCCCATAGGAGGCGCCAATTCTTTCTGTTAATTCCGCTTAGACCCACACTGATTTCTTTTCTATTGTTGGATTGAATACGGATGAGTCCATCAACCCGACTTATTTTACCTAGTagtactaaaattttgaattgtttggTTTTCTAGTAATCTTGAAGTCAACAGTTCGAATAGTTTGCTTTTCGTCAAatctattttcaaaaacataacaGAGACATGATAGGCTAGGTCCAGTGAACATGATAAGTGTTTGTCTTCACTGTTTAATTTCTCAAATGTATTTTTGATGATTCAGATCTTCAGTTCCAAGCACAATTTAAAGGAAACCCAGTTTAGCATTCGTCCAGCTTCTTTTAGGTTCATTTAGCTTTTTATTTGGTatgttgttcttttctgattgtTTTCATCggtaatatataataagaactCACATTGTGAATGATGCATTGTACTTTTTTGGGTCCCCTTTCGTTACTTCCTCTTATGTTTTagcttctttcatattatataagtattgtgtgtgtgtgtNNNNNNNNNNNNNNNNNNNNNNNNNNNNNNNNNNNNNNNNNNNNNNNNNNNNNNNNNNNNNNNNNNNNNNNNNNNNNNNNNNNNNNNNNNNNNNNNNNNNNNNNNNNNNNNNNNNNNNNNNNNNNNNNNNNNNNNNNNNNNNNNNNNNNNNNNNNNNNNNNNNNNNNNNNNNNNNNNNNNNNNNNNNNNNNNNNNNNNNNNNNNNNNNNNNNNNNNNNNNNNNNNNNNNNNNNNNNNNNNNNNNNNNNNNNNNNNNNNNNNNNNNNNNNNNNNNNNNNNNNNNNNNNNNNNNNNNNNNNNNNNNNNNNNNNNNNNNNNNNNNNNNNNNNNNNNNNNNNNNNNNNNNNNNNNNNNNNNNNNNNNNNNNNNNNNNNNNNNNNNNNNNNNNNNNNNNNNNNNNNNNNNNNNNNNNNNNNNNNNNNNNNNNNNNNNNNNNNNNNNNNNNNNNNNNNNNNNNNNNNNNNNNNNNNNNNNNNNNNNNNNNNNNNNNNNNNNNNNNNNNNNNNNNNNNNNNNNNNNNNNNNNNNNNNNNNNNNNNNNNNNNNNNNNNNNNNNNNNNNNNNNNNNNNNNNNNNNNNNNNNNNNNNNNNNNNNNNNNNNNNNNNNNNNNNNNNNNNNNNNNNNNNNNNNNNNNNNNNNNNNNNNNNNNNNNNNNNNNNNNNNNNNNNNNNNNNNNNNNNNNNNNNNNNNNNNNNNNNNNNNNNNNNNNNNNNNNNNNNNNNNNNNNNNNNNNNNNNNNNNNNNNNNNNNNNNNNNNNNNNNNNNNNNNNNNNNNNNNNNNNNNNNNNNNNNNNNNNNNNNNNNNNNNNNNNNNNNNNNNNNNNNNNNNNNNNNNNNNNNNNNNNNNNNNNNNNNNNNNNNNNNNNNNNNNNNNNNNNNNNNNNNNNNNNNNNNNNNNNNNNNNNNNNNNNNNNNNNNNNNNNNNNNNNNNNNNNNNNNNNNNNNNNNNNNNNNNNNNNNNNNNNNNNNNNNNNNNNNNNNNNNNNNNNNNNNNNNNNNNNNNNNNNNNNNNNNNNNNNNNNNNNNNNNNNNNNNNNNNNNNNNNNNNNNNNNNNNNNNNNNNNNNNNNNNNNNNNNNNNNNNNNNNNNNNNNNNNNNNNNNNNNNNNNNNNNNNNNNNNNNNNNNNNNNNNNNNNNNNNNNNNNNNNNNNNNNNNNNNNNNNNNNNNNNNNNNNNNNNNNNNNNNNNNNNNNNNNNNNNNNNNNNNNNNNNNNNNNNNNNNNNNNNNNNNNNNNNNNNNNNNNNNNNNNNNNNNNNNNNNNNNNNNNNNNNNNNNNNNNNNNNNNNNNNNNNNNNNNNNNNNNNNNNNNNNNNNNNNNNNNNNNNNNNNNNNNNNNNNNNNNNNNNNNNNNNNNNNNNNNNNNNNNNNNNNNNNNNNNNNNNNNNNNNNNNNNNNNNNNNNNNNNNNNNNNNNNNNNNNNNNNNNNNNNNNNNNNNNNNNNNNNNNNNNNNNNNNNNNNNNNNNNNNNNNNNNNNNNNNNNNNNNNNNNNNNNNNNNNNNNNNNNNNNNNNNNNNNNNNNNNNNNNNNNNNNNNNNNNNNNAGCTGTGTAAAAGTTCCAGGATTTGCCCTTTTTATCATATACAAATATGTAGGAAGCTGCTCATAACCACTCTCTGGACTACCCCTGACCAACTCGCAAGCATGCCTTAACGTTCGATATGCTTTCCAATAATCCATCTatcatcaacaaatattttttttcattgttgtgaAAAAAACGGAATAATGCTAAAGCTAAACAAAATAATCGAAATAATGTtaaataaatggaaaaattataccTTGATTTGAAAGCGTTTATTTAACGCTTCAGCAACATGCATTGGCAGTACCTTGGGACTAACTCCACCAATAAAATCTTTGTACAACTCTCCTAGAATATGATGATCTGCTTGCCGGGCACGTGTAGAGCGCTCCGTTACAGAACATGTATGTGCTGAAATAAACACACGCACCTCAAACTTTGGAAAGTGATTTAATGTTGCAGCTCTTACCCTCCACTTGcatcctttaacccaacacTTGACAATCAATAGTGTTGGTCTcgatttgtaaacaaaataatcaaacctTTGTACCAAGGTTAGTATCTTCAACCGTGTTTCTAGGTGCTCCTTTGTATCATACATTTGCCCAACAACCAAATTCACAGAAGACAAGTCTACCTTTGAGACATCAACAGGTTCCTTATGTTCTTCAATATAAAAAGATgaactccttttcttcattGGCTATTTATGATCCTCTTCTTCTGGTGGAATTCCATACACGGTAAAAttctcatcatcagaatctgTTCCGTcagaatcatcacaataatcaaatctactatcatcttcatccatctcttcttcatttgtgtCGCTGGCCATATCAAGATACTCTTCTCCAACCTGATCATTTTCATCTCTTCCTCGTTTCTTACCCTTGTGATTCAAATCAGtctgtattttcttcttcacttcaacaCAAAGTCGACCTGTAACCCTTTCCAATTGTCCCATAAAAGTGTGCAACTGACGAGAATGATCGATAATAACTGGTGGTGTATCACTGGGTAAATCCTGCAATAACCTCTTTGAGATCTTGTAACTCAAGACAACATCAGATACCTTGTTATCCAGCATGTAATCCTCATATACCATTTCAATGGAATCATCAAATCTGCTTTGATCGTTACATTATAGAATTCGTGAACCCCTttcattatcaacaacaaacaaccatttgttgttgtcaaagatCCAATTACCACAAACGAGAATCAACTGCTTCATATTCTCTTGGttgtgtaaaaatcactctaaAACGTGAAGGAAgggatgaaaaaaaaaccaccttaaaaggaaaataatagagAAGTCGATTATGAACCccaaaagcaaagaaagcaTGATTAAATCCACAttggagaggaggaagaaggaattTATGGAAAGAAATAAGATgaacccaaaagagaaaaaaaaaattcagtcgATATAGGGGGAGGGGAGGCacgatacaaaagagaaaaaataaggTAAACCCTAGATTCTCGCCATATATGGCAACTGCTACAAAAGTCTGTCGCTTAACTTTAAAAAACATCAGTCACAAAAGACACTAATAAATCTGTCATTACCCTGaaaaaaatctgttataaaaaaatatgttatcaaaCTCGAAATAATAGATTTGTCATTACAGATAACAAATCTGCTGTCactatatcaacaaaaaaaaatctgttatcattgtattcatatataataaatctgttatcaagtaacaaattttttagtagaaaaaaaaaactgtcataacataagaaaatctgCCATAACGTATATTGTGCATGTGGGTcaatatagcaattttaaaaagactttcgaaaatctgttatcaaacaacagatttttccttcaatccaaaaatcagtcataacttcaaaaaaatctgtcaccacTAGATGTCAAACTAGCAATTATTTTTACGTtcataaatctgtcgcaatgtgacagatttttttaagtgaaaaataaaactgttacaACAATCATGAAAAATCGGccacaaaattccaaaaaatttgactaaaacaatgaaaatttgtcatgactttataaataagtctgtcgcGTTAAGAAAATCTGTTGTTCACAAAAAATCTGTCGTTATACActtcaaataaatctgccatagAAAACAAATCTGCCGTCAAACTCTGCAAATTAATCTGCCATCTAAAATAAGTCTGCCAATAAAAACTGTCATCGACAATAAATATGCCACTTACAAATTAATCTGCCATTACTTGTATGACagacttttatatttaaaaaaaaacgaaattgaaGAAATTTTTAACCAAAggtaatattgactttttttttcctaacaaagcgAAAAAGGATATTTTCGGTATGAAACTAACCCAATTAACCCTCAAATTTTAAGagctaatctagcaattaattgtttaatttgggtcaaactagtaatttttccttaaaattatttatttcaccCGTTTTGGTACGAAATTAGTCTTAATAGTGTGTTTTGCATATATTTGTTTCTGTTAAATCAAAATTGCAAATTTCGATTTTTCTTGTTTAGAGAAAGTTGGCAACAGAAGTGATAAACTTGACCTAAAAAAGACAAGGAACCAAGAAAAACTATGTAAGAAGGTGGTA comes from Camelina sativa cultivar DH55 chromosome 19, Cs, whole genome shotgun sequence and encodes:
- the LOC104767307 gene encoding D-xylose-proton symporter-like 1, with the protein product FVLKALIRSKQVIYCRFLFPALGALLFGYEIGATSCATISIKSPTLSGISWYDLSSVDVGIITSGSLYGALIGSIVAFSVADIIGRRKELILAAFLYLVGAIVTAVAPVFPVLIIGRVMYGIGIGLTMHAAPMYIAETAPSQIRGRMISLKEFSTVLGMVGGYGIGSLWVTVISGWRYMYATILPVPVIMGIGMCWLPASPRWLLLRAIQGKSNVENLQQAAIRSLLRLRGPAIADSAAEQVNEILADLAFVGEDKEATFGELFRGKCLKALTIAGGLVLFQQITGQPSVLYYAPSILQTAGFSAAADATRISILLGLLKLVMTGVSVIVIDRLGRRPLLLGGVSGMVISLFLLGSYYIFYNNVPAVAVAALLLYVGCYQLSFGPIGWLMISEIFPLKLRGRGISLAVLINFGANALVTFAFSPLKDLLGAGVLFCGFGVICVLSLFFIYFIVPETKGLTLEEIEAKCL